Below is a genomic region from Microbulbifer sp. ALW1.
ACTCGGCCTCTGCCAGCTCAGTGACCGACTCACCACCAATCACCAGATCCTGCGCCAAACCACCGCGCAGCGCCGGGTGCAGGACTGGCCGGCCTTCGGTGGCATTAATCGGCTTGCCAGCAAAGAAGTCCGCGCGCCACTGCTCGAGATCAGCCTCTTTAGCCAAGCGTAGTAAATTTACGAGCGCAGCTTCATCCAGGTGGTTTTTGGAGTAATCCAGCAGAAATTCCGGTAACTCCAGCGAAAAACGCTGAGCGCGGCCAGCATTTTCAGCAAAGAGTTCTGACAAGTGACGCTTCTTGATCTCGCCGGCCTGCTCCTGCAGCTGGCGCCAGATTGCGGATTGGGAAATTGCGGCGTGAGATTGCGGTTCGTGCATGATGTGCCCCCAGACTGTGGCAGGCGCGGTGAAATGGCGACTGCCGGTTATTCTTATTTACCCCAATGCGAGAAACCCGACCCTTTACGAGCGACCCCCCACACAAATGACAACGCTGTCAATTTAGTGGCAGATTCACATAGTTGCGAAAGGCTGTCAATCGGGTTTGTAGTTTTGCTCCAAAATCTGCGGAGCAATCTGGCGCTCAGTGGCGGCAGTGAGCGAAAAGCGACTATCCTGCGGACAACCGCATTGAAAAACCCACATTGAGACGGTTAGTGGGGCAAAATGACCAGAAAGCCATCGTCCCGCGATGGTATAGCGGTTAAACTGCCCGGCTGGGCAAGACAAGGAACTAGCGCCGACTATGAAAAGCACCATCAATGATGTGGCCGCAAAGGCCGGGGTGTCGATCAAGACCGTTTCCCGGGTGATCAACAACGAGCCCTCCGTGCGTCCCGCGACCCGCAAAAAAGTCATGGATGCGGTGGAAGAACTCCACTATCAGCCCAACCTGGCGGCGCGCAATTTGGCCGGAACCCGCAGTTACACCATTGCCTTTATTTACGACAACCCGAACGCCTACTACGTGATCGACATGCAGAACGGTATTCTGGAAGCCTGTAAGGCCCGGGGATACGAACTGCTGATTCACCCCAGCAACGCCAAGTCCCCCAGCGTGAACGATGAACTGCGGGCACTGGTAGAGCACTCCAAAGTGGCCGGCGTGGTTCTGACCCCACCCTTCTCTGAAACCCAGTCGGTAATTGATGAGGTCAAAAAGCTCGGGCTCGATTATGTGCGCATCGTATCCAGCGGCGCTGCCGAAGGCGACGAAGACAACTGCATCCAGGTGGACGACGCCGCAGCGGCCTACGACATCACCAAACACCTGATTGAACACGGCCACAAGCGTATCGGCTTTCTCTGCGGGGGTGAGGAGCACGTTTCCACCCACGGCCGTATGGATGGTTACAAGGATGCACTGCAACAGGCGGGTATCAGCATTGATCCGGAGCTGATCATCCCCGGTGAATACTCTTTCGATTCCGGCGTCGAGGGTGCCAAGCTATTACTGGGTAAGGAAAATCCCCCCACCGCGATCTTCGCCAGCAACGACGAAATGGCGGCGGGCGCTCTCTTCGCAGCGCGCCTGATGCATATCGAAATTCCCGAGCAACTGTCCATCGTCGGCTTTGAGGACAGCCCCTTCTCCCGCCAAACCTGGCCAAAGCTTACCACCGCCCACCAGCCCAACAGCGAAATCGCCAAGTGCGCCGCGGCCCTGGTACTGAACAAAGCCCGCAGCAAAAGCGCCTCCGAAACCGCCGCCGCCAACAAAGACGCCGGCATCACCAAAAAATTCGTCCCCGAACTCCTGGTACGCGACTCCACCGGCAACTCCCCTAGCTAAACAAGAATTCACTCACCACTCGAGGATCGCCGGAAAGCGTAGCGAGCACATGCCTGGTGGTGGCCGCCGGAGCGGAAGGAACGGAATGTATATTAATACATGAGTATCCTGAGCACCGCCGGACGCCGCCAGGCATGTGCGCAGTAGCTTTGCGGTGATTCCCCTCAAAAAAAAGCCCTCACTAGGAGGGCAAAGATGACGAGAACCAAAGAGAGAAACTTCATAAAGAAGAATCAAAAACACAAAATCCGTTTCAATACATCGTCCAAAAACTTCCAACAAAAATCACACTGACTGATTGTGATGACAGCTGGCCAACCATCCTGGTCGGTTATTTCCAGCTGCGCATCTTGTGCCCTTTCAGAGCGTAAAACAGGATGAACAGGTAAGCCGGGATCGCAAGGATATAGGCGGCCTGGCCGTCACCGGTGTCTGCGAAGTGGCCGTACAGCGGCGGCAGTACCGCACCACCGGAAATACCCATGATCAACAGCGCCGCACCCTTGGAGGTGAACTTGCCCAGGCCTTCCAGAGCCAGCGGCCAGATTGCCGGCCAGCACATGGCGTTGGCGAAGCCCAGCAGAGCCACAAAGTAAACGGCGTTCGGAATTTCAGGCAGACCAAAGTGCGCCAGGGTGGCTGCAGACATGGCCGTGCTTTCCAGAGAGCCGGTCATTACCGCCACCGTGAACACCATACCCAGCACCGCAGAGATCAACAGCGCCGTCTGCTGACTGATAAAGCGCGGAATGGCGATGGTGCCGTAGATATAACCCAGTACCATGAAGACCATGGTGTAAGAGGTCAGTACCGAGGCAACCGCGGTATCCAGCCCCGCCTGCTTGCCCAGCAGACCAATGGCATCACCGGCAATCACTTCCACACCCACATAGAAGAACAGTGCGATGGAGCCCAGGATCAGTTGCGGGAATTTTTTCAGTCCCATCAGGGTGATCGCCGCATCTTCCTGCCCTTCGATCACCTCGTCTTCGATATTCGGCAGTGGTGCAAACATCATGGCTACCGCCAGTACAAAACCGAGAATCGCCATACCGATATAGGGGGTGACCATCTGACCGGCCAGCTCGTCCAGCTTGGCGTCTTTCGCTGAAGCAGTCAGAGCAGACAGTTCCGCTTCAGAAATTCCGCTGATACCGGACAGCACCAGTGCGGCAAACACCAGCGGCGCAACAATGCCGGCCCCCTTGTTCAACAGCCCCATGATGCAGATGCGCACCGCAGCGGTATCGGGGGAGCCGATTTTCACCACATAGGGGTTGGATGCGGTCTGCAGGATGGTCAAACCGGAACCCACCACAAACTGCGCCAGCAGGAAAATACCGAACATACGACTGTAAGCGGCGGGAATAAAAATCAAGGCACCCACTGCCACCAGCGCCAGTCCCAGCGCCATACCGGTTTTGTAGCCGGTGCGTTCAATAATCGCGGCCATGGGCAGCGCCATTACCGTGTATGCGATATAAAAGGCGGAAGCAACGAGCATGGCCTGGAAGGCGCTCAGCTCACAAATCGTTTGCAGGAACGGAATCAATGCCCCGTTCAACCAGGTCACAAAACCAAAGATAAAAAACAGCAGGCCGATGATGGTCATCGGCAAAACGCTGCTGCGCGTTTCGCTTTGGCTAATAACTGCGGTATTCATAGACTCACCTTTAATTATCGTTATTTAGCGTTGTTTAAATTCGTCATCAGTTTTGTTTTTGTCGCGGGCGTTTAGCCTGCGGAGAAGACTTCCTGTCCGCCGATCCAGGTCTTTTGCACCTGAAGGTCGTCGTTAATCAAAATCATATCGGCGGCAGCACCTTCGGCGATACGGCCACCGGCAAAACCCAGGTACTCCGCCGGATACAGTCCGGCCATACGCAGGGCTTCGGTCAACTCAACGCCACACCAGTCGCGGATATTGCGTACCGCGCCGATCATATCCAGGTGCGAACCGGCCAGCTCTCCGGTGCTGGAGGTCAGCTTGTCGCCGTCGCGGGTGACGATGCGGTTAAACAGCGGGAAGCTCTGCTCGTCGCTGCCCACCAGTGACATGGCGTCGGTCACCAGCATGATCTTGCCGCGAGGCTTGGCCTTCAGCGCCAGAGTCATGGCTTCGGCGCTCACGTGGTGGCCATCCGCAATCAATCCGCACCAACAGTCGTCGCTGATCAATGCGGTACCCACCATGCCGGGGTCGCGGGAATGCAGTGGCGACATGGCGTTATACAAATGGGTAAATCCGCTTGCGCCTGCGGCTACCGCCGCGGCTGCCGTTTTGCCGTCGGCATTGGAATGACCGAGGCAGACTTTCACACCGAGAGACACCAGCTTGGCGATGTCTTCCGGGGAGACGTTTTCCGGCGCCAGGGTGACCATCTTCAGGCCGAGGTCATCCCGGGCATAAATCGCCAGCTCTTCATCGCTGAGCGGGCGAATAAAACATTCTTCGTGGGTGCCTTTTTTCGGCGCACTCAAGTGCGGGCCTTCAAAGTGCACGCCGAGGACACCGGGTACACCTTCCTTAATCGCCGCACTGACCGCATCCGCGGCTTTTTGCATTACGTCCACCTGATCGGTAATCAGGGTGGGCATAAAGCCGGTAGTCCCGAACTGGGCGTGGGCCGCAGACATTTTCCCAAGGGCATTGACGCTGGTGTCGTTATTGAACAGCGCACCACCGCCACCGTTGACCTGCACATCAATCAGGCCCGGCGCCAGCAATCCCTGCAATCGCACAGCGTCGGCCGCTGGGGTTCCACCGAGGGAAACCACCTTGCCGCCATCAACGGTCAGCGCTACATCCTTGCGCAGCTGCTCACCGTCGAATAACTCTTCTGCGATAAATGCCTGTACCACGTCCAAAATCCTTATCCGCGATCAAACGGTCTGGGTAACTTTTTTCAGACCCGCCGGTTCGTCCGGGTTGATACCCCGGCTTACCGCCACATGGGCAACGTCGATGTAGAAGCGCTGCAGCAGGGGCAGCGGCGCAACGCGCGGGTGTACACCCTTGCTCGGCACATGCAGATTGATCAGGGTGCCACCGCGACGGATGATGTCGGCGATCTGCTCACTGTGCGCCTTGTAGGATTCGTCCTCGATGGGCACGTTCACCACGGTGAGCTTTTGCTCCACCAGAGTCACAGGACCGTGCAAGAACTCCGCACTGGAGAAAGACTCCGCGTGCACGCTGCACACTTCCTTCAGTTTCAGCGCCAGCTCACGGGTAATACCGTAGCCGGGACCGCGGCCGAGAACCACCAGGTTCTTCACGGCAGCCAGGTCTTCCGGGCGCAGCTGCACGTCGGATTCAATGGCGTCGGTCAGGGTTTGCGGCAGCATTTCAACGCCGGCTTTCAATTCTTCGTCCTGGGTCCAGTTGGCCACCAGTTGCAGCACCGCAGACAGGGTGCACAGGTAGCTCTTGGTCGCAGCAACGGCCAGCTCAGGGCCTGCCTTCAGCGGCACAACCTGATCGACAATATCTTTGATCGGCGCGGTTTCGTCGTTGACCAAGGCCACGGTGTAGGCACCGGCGTCTTTGGCCATTTGCGCCTGGGCGAGGATGTCCGGGCTGCGGCCGGACTGGGAAATCACGATGACCAGTGCGTCTTCAAGCTTCAGTTTTTTGCCGTAAACACTGGAGACAGACGGTGCGGCCGCAAAGGTCGGAGTGCCGGTCTCAATTTCAATCAGGTACTTGGCAAATACGCCGGCGTGGTCGGAAGAACCACGGCCCACGATCATCACAAAACGCGGCGGCTTGGCGCGCAGGCGCTCGCCCAACGCTTCCATGATCGGTGCGTTGTTCTTCAGCTGCTCGGCAATCCGACTCGGGGCCTCACGGGCCTCGGTTTCCATTACTGTCATTGCCATAGATGCATCCACCTTGTTGGCCTCACCAGAGGTCACTGCGCTCATAAAATCTATCCGTAACTTTTTCTGACGTCGTCTTCCGACAACCTGTGTGTTCTAACGATTCGTCGCTCTTATCCAAAGAGCGCCTTGGCATCGGCCTCTTCTGCCGACTTGGATTCACTGTCACCCAGTGCTGCCAGGGAGTGCTGCGCGAAGTAAACACAGCCCAGCTCCGGCGGATCCAGCGGGTCGGAAACCCGTTCGGCCACGTGCGGCTTGAGCCAGGGCTTCAGGCGCGGCGCCAGACCGCCGATCATGGCCAGCCTTGGCGGCTTGCTTTCCATCAACTTGTCGGCAAGATCACTGATGTAAGCGGCACCATCGCGCATGATCGCAACCGCGACCGGATCGTCTGCCTCAGCGCACTCCACCACTGGTACCGCCAGTTTGGCGTATTGGCTGGAGGGCTTGCCCGCCATCATTTCGATCACATCGTAGGGATCGTCAGTGCCCAGTGCTTTCTGCAGTTCCTGCTTGAGCTGGGAACCGCCAGCCAGACCTTCCATGGCCATCAGCAGGTATTTGACCGCTTCCATCCCCAGCCAGGCACCACTGCCTTTATCGCCGTGGGGGAAGCCGTGACCACCAACAATCTCGCTGCGGCCATTGACCCAGGAGTAACCCACGGAGCCAGTACCGGCGATGATCACCGCGCCGTCGCCGCCGCGATGGGCGCCCAGACAAGCGGAGTGTTGATCGGTGGTGAGGAACATTTGCCGGAACGGATGCGCCCAGGCGTTCATTTCATTGTAAAGCCGGGGCATGTTGACCCCCGCCAGGCCGACGCCTGCAACCAGATCACCCATGGTCTCCGCCGGCAGGCCAGCATCCGCTACCGCCAATGCAGCAGAGCGCACAATGGAGTCAATCGTCTGGGCATAACCATGAAGGGGGTTTGCGGGCCCGGAGACACCGGTACCCAGCAGGCGATTGTTCGCATCAAAAATGGACGCGCGGCACTTACTGCCACCGCCATCGATGCCAACATAAAGAATTTCCCTGCTGTCTCTCAAAGCAACCATCTGAACCGGCCCCTAAGATTTTCTATTGTTATGTGTCCTTACCGGATTCCCCACCGCAGTGACTGCGCCCCAGTGAAATCCGGCGCGGCGTGTTTGACGCCTGTGCCAATATGGGAGAAATACTACAGGACAAATGACAGCGTTGTCATGCCCTTTTTCAAAAAAATCTCCAAGATTTCCCCCAAGAAACGGTTATTTCTCGCTCATTCCACCCGTAACAGTAGCTGACATCCCGGGAAGCCGGGCGCTACAGGAACCAAGGACGAAAAACGTACAGCTCAAATACGCCCGGCCCGGAGACTTTTTAGAAACGCAGCACGCGTACGAGTTCAACCTAATTGCAATAACTTCGTCACAGTTTTCTGCGATAAAGCGCGCGCCCGCACACCAAAACACAAAGCGCGGCAGGCCGATCAATGCATTCAGGAAACCAATTCAGGCGGTAAGGGGGAATCGATGGAACGCAGCCCTGCAGGCAAGCGCACCTTTATTAATGTCATCTTCACAGCGTTCGTGTTGCTGTTTGCCGGCGCAGCCACTGCCGCCGACAAGGCGCCCAGAACCCTGTTTCGCCTTACAGGATCCAACACCATCGGTGCGGACCTGGCCCCGGCCCTGGTCAAGGACTACCTACTTTCCCTCGGTGCCACCCACATCACCCAGCGTACCCAGGGTGAAAAGCACTGGATTGATGCCCGACTACAAGATGAGGCCATTGTCGTACCTATTATTGCCCTGGGCTCCAGTACCGGCTTCAAAGCGCTGAATGAAGACAGCGCCGATATCGGTATGGCCTCACGCAAAATCAAAACCAAAGAAGTCGGGATGCTGGAGCGCTTTGGGGACTTCGCCGGCCCCCAGGCAGAACACGTGATCGGACTGGATGCACTGGTAATCGCCGTACACCGCGATAACCCGATTTCGCAATTGAGCGTAGCGCAGCTGGGGCAGATCTACCGTGGTGAAATCTACAACTGGGCCCAGCTGGGTGGCCCGGACCTGGCCATTCGGCCGCTGCACCGGGATATGGAGTCTGGCACCCGCGCCACTTTCGACAGCGAAGTATTTGGCGGCAGTCGCCCGGCAGCCCCCTCCGCTTACGAGGTTGCCGGCAACCACGAAACCCGTGAGCTGGTGATGCGCGACCGCGGCGCCATCGGCTACCTGCCATTTGCCGATGCCGAAGGCATGCACAAGGTGGCGATCAAATCCGGCGACCTGGCCCCGGTAGTACCTGACCGCGGCGTTATCGCCACCGAAGACTTTCCGTTGACCCGGCGCCTGTACCTTTATAGAAACCCCGGGCGCTACAACCCGCAGGTGGACGCCTTTATCCACTTCGTCGAGTCCCAGCGCGGCCAGCAGATCGTCGCTGCAAGTGGCTTCATCAACCTGACTCCGGTCGCCCTGAAAATGGCGCCCTACGCCAACGCGCCAGAAAATTACCGCCAACTGATGGAGAGCGGCTCGCGCCTCAGCATCTCGTTCCGCTTTGCCGACGGCAGTAGCGAACTGGATAACCGGGCCCTGCGCGACCTGCATCGGCTGCAGGATTTTATGGCACAAGAGGACAATCGGACCCTGGCCCTCACCCTGGTGGGTTTTTCGGACCGTAAATCCAACAGCAATATTTCGGACCTCATCTCCCGTTTCCGCGCCCTCAAGGTACAGGGCGCGCTCCTGCGCGATCACCAGCTGGGTGACAGCCAGATAATGGCCGTTGGCGCCTTTGCCCCCCTGACCGGCGACCGCGAACAGGGGCCGGTGAAAAACAGCCGGGTGGAAGTCTGGATCAACTGAGCGGGCGACATTCACCTCTCGTCGATTTCCCCAAGTCAATTTCCCTAAATAGTCACCTGGTCGTCACGGTAAGTCGCTCCTTGAGCAACTATATTTATCGCCATGATGACCACATACCAGCCTCCGATATCCCCGGTTACCCGCCGATGTGTCAGCGTATTGTTGGCACTGGCGCTGGTATTGCTGGCTGGCTGCTCCAGCATCCGCCTGGTCTACGGCCACCTGGACTGGTGGATGGATCGCAACCTCAACAAGTACCTGGATCTGGATGGCCCGCAGAAAGCACTGCTGCAACAGCGCGTGGACGAGTTCCACCGCTGGCATCGCCAGACCCAACTGCCCCGCTACGCCGACTACTTTGAAAAGCTCGCCAAAGAAGTCGATGACCCCGACCACAGTCCCCAGCGCCTCCGCCAGATAGAAGAGGAGGTCGACACCTTCTGGCAAAGCTCGGTCGTGATGCTGAGCGACCTGATGCTGCCGATCCTGGTGCAACTGGACAACGCCCAGATAGACCAGCTCGCAGAAAACATACAGGAAGAGCGGGAGGACTCCCTGAAGAAGTGGGAAAAATCCAAGCGCAAGCGCGAAAAGGAATTCCGCAAACAGGCGGAGCGCTGGTTGGGCGACCTGACTGATGAACAGGACGCCATGATCGACCGCCAGCTTGCCTCCACTACCTTCGATCCCAAACGGCGTGATGCCCAGCGCCAGCAATGGTCAGAAGCCTTTCTCGCTACCCTGCGCAGCAAACCCGAAGGCTACCTGCAGCAACTGCGGGAAATGCTGATCAACCCGCAATCACTCTGGTCCCCGGAATACCGGAAAATGCAGGATCAGCTGCGCGCCCAGGGGCGACAGCTTGCCAGTGAGATTCTCGGCAGCGCGACACCGGAGCAACGCCAGCACCTAAAAAGCAGCCTGCTGGAATACGCCGCCGACTTTCGACATTTGGCCGCGCAAGCGCACTGAGCTTGCGGCCGACCGTCAGCGGGGGGCCTCGATCCCGTCGCCAGCTGTCATTCTTTAGGGCCGTTTCAGTTGCAACAAATTTTCTGCCAAAAAACCCTGTTTTTATCGGGTTTTCCGGTAAAAAAATGACAGAAAACATGACGCAATCCGCCCGCTGCTGATAAGCTCCCGTCCCGAGTTCAACCGCCATTTACCCCCACATAACCCGTGAAGAGAAGAGGATTTTCCGTGCGTATCGAGACCGCCCAACGCGAACAGCTGCAACAGTGGGAAAACGAACTGGAGCAGCAGTACCAGCGCATTTGTCAGCACAACCTGAGCCTGGACATCACCCGCGGCAAACCCTCCGCAGACCAGCTGAACCTGTCTGACGACCTCGACGGCATTCTGAACGGCGACTACCGTGCACCCGACGGCACCGATACCCGCAACTACGGCGGCCTCGAAGGCA
It encodes:
- a CDS encoding LacI family DNA-binding transcriptional regulator, which produces MKSTINDVAAKAGVSIKTVSRVINNEPSVRPATRKKVMDAVEELHYQPNLAARNLAGTRSYTIAFIYDNPNAYYVIDMQNGILEACKARGYELLIHPSNAKSPSVNDELRALVEHSKVAGVVLTPPFSETQSVIDEVKKLGLDYVRIVSSGAAEGDEDNCIQVDDAAAAYDITKHLIEHGHKRIGFLCGGEEHVSTHGRMDGYKDALQQAGISIDPELIIPGEYSFDSGVEGAKLLLGKENPPTAIFASNDEMAAGALFAARLMHIEIPEQLSIVGFEDSPFSRQTWPKLTTAHQPNSEIAKCAAALVLNKARSKSASETAAANKDAGITKKFVPELLVRDSTGNSPS
- a CDS encoding sugar MFS transporter translates to MNTAVISQSETRSSVLPMTIIGLLFFIFGFVTWLNGALIPFLQTICELSAFQAMLVASAFYIAYTVMALPMAAIIERTGYKTGMALGLALVAVGALIFIPAAYSRMFGIFLLAQFVVGSGLTILQTASNPYVVKIGSPDTAAVRICIMGLLNKGAGIVAPLVFAALVLSGISGISEAELSALTASAKDAKLDELAGQMVTPYIGMAILGFVLAVAMMFAPLPNIEDEVIEGQEDAAITLMGLKKFPQLILGSIALFFYVGVEVIAGDAIGLLGKQAGLDTAVASVLTSYTMVFMVLGYIYGTIAIPRFISQQTALLISAVLGMVFTVAVMTGSLESTAMSAATLAHFGLPEIPNAVYFVALLGFANAMCWPAIWPLALEGLGKFTSKGAALLIMGISGGAVLPPLYGHFADTGDGQAAYILAIPAYLFILFYALKGHKMRSWK
- the nagA gene encoding N-acetylglucosamine-6-phosphate deacetylase, encoding MVQAFIAEELFDGEQLRKDVALTVDGGKVVSLGGTPAADAVRLQGLLAPGLIDVQVNGGGGALFNNDTSVNALGKMSAAHAQFGTTGFMPTLITDQVDVMQKAADAVSAAIKEGVPGVLGVHFEGPHLSAPKKGTHEECFIRPLSDEELAIYARDDLGLKMVTLAPENVSPEDIAKLVSLGVKVCLGHSNADGKTAAAAVAAGASGFTHLYNAMSPLHSRDPGMVGTALISDDCWCGLIADGHHVSAEAMTLALKAKPRGKIMLVTDAMSLVGSDEQSFPLFNRIVTRDGDKLTSSTGELAGSHLDMIGAVRNIRDWCGVELTEALRMAGLYPAEYLGFAGGRIAEGAAADMILINDDLQVQKTWIGGQEVFSAG
- the nagB-II gene encoding glucosamine-6-phosphate deaminase NagB-II, whose product is MSAVTSGEANKVDASMAMTVMETEAREAPSRIAEQLKNNAPIMEALGERLRAKPPRFVMIVGRGSSDHAGVFAKYLIEIETGTPTFAAAPSVSSVYGKKLKLEDALVIVISQSGRSPDILAQAQMAKDAGAYTVALVNDETAPIKDIVDQVVPLKAGPELAVAATKSYLCTLSAVLQLVANWTQDEELKAGVEMLPQTLTDAIESDVQLRPEDLAAVKNLVVLGRGPGYGITRELALKLKEVCSVHAESFSSAEFLHGPVTLVEQKLTVVNVPIEDESYKAHSEQIADIIRRGGTLINLHVPSKGVHPRVAPLPLLQRFYIDVAHVAVSRGINPDEPAGLKKVTQTV
- the nagK gene encoding N-acetylglucosamine kinase, which encodes MVALRDSREILYVGIDGGGSKCRASIFDANNRLLGTGVSGPANPLHGYAQTIDSIVRSAALAVADAGLPAETMGDLVAGVGLAGVNMPRLYNEMNAWAHPFRQMFLTTDQHSACLGAHRGGDGAVIIAGTGSVGYSWVNGRSEIVGGHGFPHGDKGSGAWLGMEAVKYLLMAMEGLAGGSQLKQELQKALGTDDPYDVIEMMAGKPSSQYAKLAVPVVECAEADDPVAVAIMRDGAAYISDLADKLMESKPPRLAMIGGLAPRLKPWLKPHVAERVSDPLDPPELGCVYFAQHSLAALGDSESKSAEEADAKALFG
- a CDS encoding substrate-binding domain-containing protein produces the protein MERSPAGKRTFINVIFTAFVLLFAGAATAADKAPRTLFRLTGSNTIGADLAPALVKDYLLSLGATHITQRTQGEKHWIDARLQDEAIVVPIIALGSSTGFKALNEDSADIGMASRKIKTKEVGMLERFGDFAGPQAEHVIGLDALVIAVHRDNPISQLSVAQLGQIYRGEIYNWAQLGGPDLAIRPLHRDMESGTRATFDSEVFGGSRPAAPSAYEVAGNHETRELVMRDRGAIGYLPFADAEGMHKVAIKSGDLAPVVPDRGVIATEDFPLTRRLYLYRNPGRYNPQVDAFIHFVESQRGQQIVAASGFINLTPVALKMAPYANAPENYRQLMESGSRLSISFRFADGSSELDNRALRDLHRLQDFMAQEDNRTLALTLVGFSDRKSNSNISDLISRFRALKVQGALLRDHQLGDSQIMAVGAFAPLTGDREQGPVKNSRVEVWIN
- a CDS encoding DUF6279 family lipoprotein; translated protein: MMTTYQPPISPVTRRCVSVLLALALVLLAGCSSIRLVYGHLDWWMDRNLNKYLDLDGPQKALLQQRVDEFHRWHRQTQLPRYADYFEKLAKEVDDPDHSPQRLRQIEEEVDTFWQSSVVMLSDLMLPILVQLDNAQIDQLAENIQEEREDSLKKWEKSKRKREKEFRKQAERWLGDLTDEQDAMIDRQLASTTFDPKRRDAQRQQWSEAFLATLRSKPEGYLQQLREMLINPQSLWSPEYRKMQDQLRAQGRQLASEILGSATPEQRQHLKSSLLEYAADFRHLAAQAH